One part of the Cellulosilyticum sp. I15G10I2 genome encodes these proteins:
- a CDS encoding response regulator: protein MTHKRLKVLLVDDEQNTRNLLRLCIDWESLDMEVIADATSGIEALNIIEEVKPDIVLTDIEMPYMDGITLSKQIMEHYIDISVVIITAHEQFTYAQQAVSIGVSDFILKPIDADIITTTLKKLSDKIVEKRQKLIQQEISFKYIKDNTLELRNKFLYGLINGNLSDMDLFNHLEVTKALLNQEAYPVQLAVIKVLFDNNKYTDAKRRRILHNCIIYIEETFTMIENLYAFLDAHHQIVVICSEKNTYLPELSERITAYLKSNLSTTVYCGIGTVATHTGEIAYSYQYAKNALKLCYILDEEIVYNHNFENLNTHYNRSSDNPLDHLILLVKSGLSTQASEAACELLHDSLQDSLTDLSAIKYQAISILTQVKEALIHTGVSATSLNFNDLSYSHLISVKLYTDIEKYVINTISEFCQLMYNENGNRLNDTISQIIHYLEEHYSDEDLSLTSLAKVFFINPSYLSRIFKKATHKSFTEYLVELRVQKAINLLQLTNYKAYQLAQMVGIPDPNYFIKCFRKVTGVSLQEFKTQLS from the coding sequence ATGACTCACAAACGATTAAAAGTGTTATTAGTTGATGATGAACAAAATACCCGAAATCTTCTTAGATTATGTATCGACTGGGAATCTCTTGATATGGAGGTTATAGCTGATGCTACTAGCGGTATAGAGGCTCTAAATATTATAGAAGAAGTTAAACCCGATATTGTTCTTACAGATATTGAGATGCCCTATATGGACGGCATTACACTCAGCAAGCAAATCATGGAGCATTATATAGATATTAGTGTAGTTATTATCACTGCCCATGAACAATTTACTTATGCACAGCAAGCAGTCTCTATCGGCGTTTCCGACTTTATTTTAAAACCCATAGATGCTGATATTATCACAACTACTTTAAAAAAACTTTCAGATAAAATAGTAGAAAAAAGACAAAAACTTATCCAACAGGAAATTTCTTTTAAATATATTAAAGACAATACACTAGAACTTAGAAATAAGTTTTTATATGGACTCATTAACGGCAATCTTTCAGACATGGATTTATTTAATCATTTAGAAGTCACCAAAGCTTTGTTAAACCAAGAGGCTTATCCCGTACAACTTGCTGTCATTAAAGTGCTATTTGATAATAATAAATATACAGATGCCAAAAGACGTCGTATTCTTCATAACTGTATCATTTATATCGAAGAAACCTTTACTATGATTGAAAACCTCTACGCCTTTTTAGATGCTCATCATCAAATTGTAGTCATTTGCAGCGAAAAAAATACTTATCTGCCTGAACTTAGTGAACGTATTACCGCTTATTTGAAATCTAACCTTAGTACAACCGTATATTGTGGGATAGGCACTGTTGCCACACACACTGGTGAGATTGCCTATTCTTATCAGTATGCAAAAAATGCACTTAAACTCTGTTATATTTTAGATGAAGAAATTGTTTATAATCATAATTTTGAGAATCTAAATACCCATTACAATAGATCATCTGATAATCCATTAGATCATTTGATTTTACTTGTTAAATCTGGGTTATCCACACAGGCATCTGAAGCTGCTTGTGAGCTGCTGCATGATTCGCTGCAAGATAGCCTTACGGATTTAAGTGCCATCAAATATCAAGCAATTAGTATTTTAACTCAGGTAAAAGAGGCGTTGATTCATACAGGCGTATCAGCAACCTCCTTAAATTTTAATGATTTATCGTATAGCCATTTGATAAGTGTTAAATTGTATACTGATATTGAAAAATACGTAATAAATACTATTTCTGAGTTTTGTCAGCTGATGTATAACGAAAACGGTAATCGGCTTAATGATACCATCTCACAAATTATCCATTATCTCGAAGAACATTACAGTGATGAAGATCTATCTTTAACTAGCCTTGCAAAAGTTTTTTTTATTAATCCCAGTTATTTAAGCCGTATCTTCAAAAAGGCAACCCATAAATCTTTTACTGAGTATCTAGTAGAACTGAGGGTTCAAAAAGCCATTAATCTCCTTCAGCTTACAAACTACAAGGCATATCAACTGGCACAAATGGTTGGTATTCCCGATCCCAATTATTTTATAAAATGCTTTAGGAAGGTGACTGGTGTAAGCCTGCAGGAATTCAAAACTCAGCTTAGCTAA
- a CDS encoding AraC family transcriptional regulator: MSAYYEIPVYSSELPILISEFSRFSFLAHWHKDIELVYVYEGELRMSINSQTKILTSGELGICCSGDVHFYDSEDLNCQAILIVFSTDFIDSSIAWPENSRFIASFLDHTLMSSLNLTIDISKKMGSLLLEISEELRKKNPCYQIFVKSKLLEAHALLLRHIPRIAQSDSRTKRYLIIKKMQDVINYINHNYKDNLTLSDAARLADLGTSQFSILFKNLCGMSFIAYLNNIRISKAEEMLLNSTTPIIDIALECGFNSIRNFNRTYKALRHCTPSDLRKS, translated from the coding sequence GTGAGTGCATATTACGAAATACCCGTCTATTCGAGTGAACTTCCCATACTTATTTCTGAGTTTAGCCGTTTTAGCTTTTTGGCCCACTGGCACAAAGATATTGAACTCGTCTACGTTTATGAAGGTGAACTCAGAATGAGCATCAATTCTCAGACCAAAATACTCACATCCGGTGAACTGGGTATTTGCTGCAGCGGAGATGTTCATTTTTATGATAGTGAAGACCTTAACTGTCAGGCTATTCTAATTGTTTTTAGCACAGATTTTATTGACTCTTCTATTGCGTGGCCGGAAAACTCTAGATTCATTGCTTCTTTTTTAGATCATACACTGATGAGTAGTCTTAACCTAACTATCGATATCTCTAAAAAAATGGGCAGCTTACTGCTTGAAATATCAGAGGAATTGCGGAAAAAAAATCCCTGTTATCAGATATTTGTAAAAAGTAAGCTGCTCGAAGCCCATGCACTTTTGCTAAGGCATATCCCAAGAATCGCCCAGTCCGACAGCCGTACTAAGCGTTATTTGATTATCAAAAAAATGCAGGATGTTATAAATTATATCAATCATAATTACAAAGACAACCTAACCCTTTCTGATGCGGCCCGCCTCGCAGATCTCGGCACATCTCAGTTTTCAATACTTTTTAAAAATTTATGCGGCATGAGTTTTATTGCCTATTTAAATAATATAAGAATCTCCAAAGCTGAAGAAATGCTCCTAAACAGCACAACGCCCATTATAGATATAGCCCTCGAATGCGGCTTTAATAGTATTCGCAACTTCAATCGTACTTACAAAGCCCTAAGGCATTGTACGCCTTCTGATCTAAGAAAGTCCTAA
- a CDS encoding carbohydrate ABC transporter permease, which produces MERVWRDKKAIAFFLFPSFAILALIIIVPIVMSSYYSLLKWDGFGKGDFIGLKNYIKLFSDPAFLMSVRNSLIFAATSVFIQLPISLLLALVISKGVKYERFFVTVFFIPVIISTVVIGQLWMKIYNPEYGLLNMFLRAVGLSNLTREWLGSTDTALMASVVPVLWQYIGYHMLLMYAGIKSIPGDVFEAAKIDGASWFKTSAFITIPMLKPILKVSLTFAVVGALKVFDLVFVLTRGGPARASEVTSTLMVETIFKSNSYGYGSAMAVFVIVECFVLYLLIGKLFKTDEVA; this is translated from the coding sequence ATGGAGCGTGTGTGGAGAGATAAGAAGGCAATAGCATTTTTCCTTTTTCCTTCGTTTGCTATACTAGCATTAATTATTATAGTGCCGATTGTTATGTCGTCTTATTATAGTTTGCTCAAGTGGGATGGATTTGGAAAAGGTGATTTTATAGGACTCAAGAATTATATTAAGTTGTTTAGTGATCCGGCATTTTTAATGTCAGTGAGAAATTCATTGATATTTGCTGCTACATCTGTTTTTATTCAGCTGCCAATTTCTTTATTGCTGGCGCTTGTTATATCAAAAGGTGTGAAATATGAGAGATTTTTCGTAACTGTATTTTTTATACCAGTTATTATTTCTACTGTTGTTATCGGGCAGCTTTGGATGAAGATTTATAATCCTGAATATGGGCTTTTGAATATGTTTTTAAGGGCAGTTGGCCTAAGCAATCTTACAAGAGAATGGCTGGGAAGCACGGATACAGCACTCATGGCCAGTGTAGTACCTGTTTTGTGGCAGTACATAGGGTATCACATGTTGCTGATGTATGCAGGGATTAAATCTATACCAGGTGATGTTTTTGAGGCAGCCAAAATAGATGGTGCTTCGTGGTTTAAAACTTCAGCCTTTATTACCATTCCTATGTTAAAACCTATTCTAAAAGTGTCTTTAACCTTTGCAGTAGTAGGAGCGCTTAAGGTGTTTGATCTTGTTTTTGTATTAACAAGAGGGGGTCCGGCCCGTGCGAGTGAGGTAACCAGTACGCTTATGGTCGAAACCATCTTTAAAAGTAATAGTTATGGTTATGGCAGTGCCATGGCAGTATTTGTTATTGTAGAATGTTTTGTTCTGTATTTATTGATTGGAAAACTCTTTAAAACGGATGAGGTGGCATAA
- a CDS encoding glycoside hydrolase family 3 C-terminal domain-containing protein, translating into MENRPSYLDVNLTPEERAKDLVSRMTLEEKASQLKYDAPAVKRLGVPYYNWWNEALHGVARAGTATVFPQAIGLAAMFDDAFLGQIADIIATEGRAKYNEQTKNEDRDIYKGITFWSPNINIFRDPRWGRGHETYGEDPYLTTRLGVAFVKGLQGDGAYLKGAACAKHFAVHSGPEGERHSFNAIVSDKDLWETYLPAFEALVKEADVESVMGAYNAVGGEPCCGSKTLLKDILRDKWAFKGHVVSDCWAIRDFHTNHMVTSTAPESAALALKNGCDLNCGNTYLHMLQAYEQGLVTEEDITTSCERLMTTRIKLGMFDTTEYDTIPYELNDCKLHHEAALEAARKSVVLLKNDGVLPLNKDKLKNIAVIGPNANSRAILKANYCGTASKYITLLEGIQDAAGEDVRVFYSEGCHLYKDRVEPLAFPNDRISEAVSIARLSDVVVLCLGLDADLEGEEGDTGNSYAAGDKPDLKLPGLQQKLLEKVTEVGKPVIVLLSTGSAMAVDYADENCSAVLQTWYPGALGGQAVAQLLFGKYSPSGKLPVTFYRETDVLPDFTDYSMKNRTYRYIENEPLYPFGYGLTYGDVNLTDLKLDQDEIRAGEGLKGTVVISNESDGEIEEVIQVYVKIKGTEYEVLNHRLCDFKRVNLQKGEKKAIEIDIKSDSFKVIDNKGNKIFDGNEAIVYVGISGPDTRSQALTQKEVLTKKVLIK; encoded by the coding sequence ATGGAAAACCGACCAAGCTACTTAGATGTTAACTTAACACCGGAAGAAAGAGCAAAAGATTTAGTAAGCCGCATGACTTTAGAAGAAAAGGCTTCTCAACTTAAATATGATGCACCTGCTGTAAAGAGATTGGGTGTTCCTTATTATAATTGGTGGAATGAGGCCCTGCATGGGGTTGCAAGAGCTGGGACAGCTACAGTATTTCCACAGGCGATAGGGCTTGCAGCGATGTTTGATGATGCATTTCTAGGACAAATAGCAGATATTATCGCTACAGAAGGCCGTGCTAAATATAATGAACAGACAAAAAATGAAGATAGGGATATTTACAAAGGCATTACTTTTTGGTCTCCTAATATAAATATTTTTAGAGATCCAAGATGGGGAAGAGGTCATGAAACATATGGGGAAGATCCCTACCTTACTACAAGGCTTGGGGTAGCTTTTGTAAAAGGGCTGCAAGGAGATGGAGCGTATCTTAAAGGGGCAGCTTGTGCAAAGCATTTTGCAGTGCATAGTGGACCAGAAGGCGAAAGACATAGCTTTAATGCTATCGTATCTGATAAAGATCTATGGGAAACTTATCTGCCAGCATTTGAAGCCCTTGTTAAAGAAGCAGATGTTGAGTCTGTAATGGGCGCTTATAATGCGGTAGGCGGAGAGCCTTGCTGCGGCAGTAAGACTTTACTTAAAGATATATTAAGAGATAAATGGGCGTTTAAAGGCCATGTCGTATCAGACTGCTGGGCGATAAGAGATTTCCATACCAACCATATGGTAACTAGTACAGCGCCAGAGTCAGCGGCTTTAGCTCTTAAAAATGGCTGTGATCTTAACTGCGGTAATACGTACCTGCATATGCTGCAAGCGTACGAACAAGGTCTTGTGACAGAAGAAGATATTACAACAAGCTGTGAAAGACTGATGACAACCAGAATTAAGCTGGGGATGTTTGATACGACTGAGTATGATACCATTCCTTATGAACTCAATGATTGCAAGCTGCATCATGAGGCAGCACTTGAAGCAGCTAGAAAGTCTGTGGTTTTGCTTAAAAATGACGGCGTACTGCCACTTAACAAAGATAAACTTAAAAATATAGCTGTGATTGGGCCAAATGCCAACAGCCGCGCAATTTTAAAAGCTAACTACTGTGGCACTGCTTCTAAATATATTACTTTATTAGAAGGTATTCAAGATGCGGCAGGTGAGGATGTAAGAGTATTTTATTCTGAAGGCTGCCACTTATATAAAGACCGTGTAGAGCCTCTCGCTTTTCCAAATGATCGTATAAGTGAAGCTGTATCTATTGCAAGGCTCTCTGATGTCGTTGTTTTATGTCTTGGACTGGATGCAGATTTAGAAGGAGAAGAGGGAGATACTGGTAATAGTTATGCTGCGGGAGACAAGCCAGATTTAAAACTTCCTGGACTTCAACAAAAACTTTTAGAAAAAGTAACCGAGGTTGGCAAACCTGTTATTGTACTTTTAAGTACAGGAAGTGCCATGGCTGTTGACTATGCAGATGAGAACTGCAGTGCAGTGCTTCAGACTTGGTATCCAGGCGCCTTAGGGGGACAAGCGGTAGCCCAATTATTGTTTGGGAAATATTCGCCATCAGGTAAGTTACCCGTTACTTTCTATAGAGAAACAGATGTACTGCCGGATTTCACAGACTATTCTATGAAGAATAGAACTTATAGATATATAGAAAATGAACCGTTGTATCCTTTTGGCTATGGACTTACTTATGGAGATGTCAACCTTACAGATTTAAAACTAGACCAAGATGAAATAAGAGCTGGAGAAGGCCTAAAAGGGACTGTGGTCATAAGCAACGAATCAGATGGAGAAATTGAAGAAGTTATACAGGTATATGTTAAAATAAAAGGTACTGAGTATGAAGTTTTAAATCATAGACTATGTGATTTTAAACGTGTAAATCTTCAAAAGGGTGAGAAGAAAGCGATTGAGATAGATATAAAATCAGATAGCTTTAAGGTTATAGATAATAAAGGCAATAAAATTTTTGATGGCAATGAGGCAATAGTATATGTTGGAATCAGTGGACCTGATACAAGAAGCCAGGCACTGACTCAGAAAGAAGTGTTGACTAAAAAGGTATTAATTAAATAA
- a CDS encoding sensor histidine kinase, producing MFTYNVLINRIKQKFMDASIKTKIILIFTAFMIGYVIITSILYVQVLDTQRTKQLHQSAYQSIDLMKSNIDSNIETINNVSKLIISDSNVRKYLTSYDNSLAYRRPVYQTLTQLYVTFPFIDSIFVYRFSGANVNASRSVTFSLVDNIRFAPWYEEVLALEGKYLININAGGTLIPNTGKNNISMIRILYDVEKLVPIGLLVINISQDFFSPIIEETKLKYGTSFVLLDANDEPIIKDKDSTPINLPRTINSYFSGIVEKIDGAKFFILSSEIPKYNWKIISYTPLDTMNGTINTLSFILVILLVCTITIFLSASFFAANFAISPINKLIAAMEGVKQGRFKRVNILTGNDELGELKNTYNLMVKEIEKMIIREVDTEKQKRKFELDILNEQIKPHFLYNTLDSIAYLALSRNNKDVYSAINALGQFYKFSLNKGNELITLEAEVTMIKNYLTLQKLRYGTLFNDSYALAEDTLKIPILKNSLQPLVENCIYHGIKPSGEPGNILITSNLIKNTLYITVEDDGLGMSPEEIQHIQSEYLEENLMSFGLRGTIARLKIHYGTNDIYEVTSERFKGSTVTLKIPVKEEIE from the coding sequence ATGTTTACTTATAATGTGCTTATTAATAGAATCAAACAAAAATTTATGGATGCTTCTATCAAAACAAAAATTATACTTATTTTTACAGCTTTTATGATAGGTTATGTTATTATAACTAGTATTTTATATGTTCAAGTCCTGGATACGCAAAGGACCAAACAACTGCATCAAAGTGCTTATCAGTCCATAGATCTTATGAAATCTAATATTGACTCTAACATCGAAACAATTAATAACGTATCAAAACTTATTATATCTGATTCAAATGTGCGCAAGTATTTAACTAGCTACGACAACAGTCTGGCTTATCGCAGACCTGTTTATCAAACACTTACGCAGCTCTATGTGACATTTCCTTTTATCGATTCTATCTTTGTCTATCGTTTTAGTGGTGCAAATGTAAATGCCTCTAGATCCGTGACTTTTTCACTGGTTGACAACATTAGATTTGCGCCTTGGTATGAAGAAGTCTTAGCGCTTGAAGGGAAATATCTTATTAATATTAATGCTGGCGGGACTCTTATCCCTAATACAGGAAAAAATAATATCTCTATGATACGTATACTGTATGATGTTGAAAAACTAGTTCCTATAGGACTCTTAGTCATCAATATCTCTCAGGACTTCTTTTCACCTATTATCGAAGAAACTAAACTTAAATATGGCACTTCCTTTGTTCTTCTTGATGCCAATGACGAGCCCATTATCAAGGACAAAGACAGCACCCCTATTAATTTACCCCGTACCATAAATAGTTACTTTAGTGGCATAGTAGAAAAAATAGATGGTGCAAAATTTTTTATACTTTCTTCCGAAATCCCTAAGTATAACTGGAAAATTATAAGTTATACCCCTCTAGATACAATGAACGGAACCATCAATACGCTTAGTTTCATCTTAGTAATATTACTCGTCTGTACCATTACTATCTTTCTTTCAGCCTCTTTCTTTGCTGCAAACTTTGCGATCTCTCCTATTAATAAGCTGATTGCTGCTATGGAGGGCGTCAAACAAGGACGGTTTAAGCGGGTCAATATTTTAACAGGAAACGATGAACTGGGCGAACTTAAAAACACTTACAACTTAATGGTTAAAGAGATAGAAAAGATGATTATCCGAGAAGTCGATACAGAAAAGCAAAAAAGAAAGTTTGAGCTGGATATACTCAACGAACAGATTAAACCACACTTTCTTTACAATACCCTTGACAGCATTGCCTATTTAGCACTTTCCAGAAACAATAAAGACGTCTATAGTGCTATTAATGCATTAGGTCAGTTTTATAAATTCAGCCTTAATAAAGGAAATGAACTTATCACCCTCGAGGCAGAAGTAACAATGATCAAAAACTATCTCACTTTACAAAAGCTCAGATATGGTACACTTTTTAATGATAGCTATGCTTTAGCCGAAGATACTCTAAAAATACCTATTCTCAAAAACTCGCTTCAGCCGCTTGTAGAAAATTGTATTTATCATGGAATTAAACCCAGTGGTGAACCTGGTAATATTCTCATAACTTCCAACTTGATAAAGAATACGCTTTACATTACAGTAGAAGATGACGGTCTTGGTATGTCTCCTGAAGAAATCCAACATATACAAAGCGAATATTTAGAAGAAAATCTTATGAGCTTCGGCTTACGCGGGACGATCGCCCGTCTTAAGATACATTACGGAACTAATGATATATATGAGGTAACAAGTGAGCGGTTTAAAGGCTCTACCGTCACTCTCAAAATACCAGTTAAGGAGGAAATCGAATGA
- a CDS encoding carbohydrate ABC transporter permease: MKDNKNNLITSHKKYSSGLMYLFLFIWAGIQIFPIYWLVTFSLKSNSEIFGGNALGLPKEWLWGNYAKALVNGKVGLYFMNSIIVTGATILITVVVSLMATYALTRMIFRLKKPMNAFYMLGLTVPIHSALLPVFIMLRSMKLVNSYAALILPYVAFAIPMAVMIFTGFMSSIPKELEESACLDGCNVYGVFFKIITPLMKPAVATVAIFTFLQAWNELMFAVVFISDTKYKTLTVGIQSLAGQYTIDWGAIGAGLVVATIPTLIVYIFMSKKVQDSLIAGAIKG, from the coding sequence ATGAAAGATAATAAAAATAATTTAATAACATCTCATAAAAAATATAGTTCAGGGTTGATGTACCTATTTCTCTTTATTTGGGCAGGTATTCAAATATTTCCTATTTATTGGCTTGTTACCTTTTCACTAAAAAGTAATAGTGAGATATTTGGAGGAAATGCGCTAGGACTTCCTAAGGAGTGGCTGTGGGGGAATTATGCTAAAGCCCTTGTGAATGGTAAAGTAGGTTTGTATTTTATGAACAGTATTATTGTGACAGGAGCTACAATTCTTATTACAGTAGTTGTCTCTCTTATGGCGACATATGCACTGACAAGAATGATTTTTAGACTCAAGAAACCAATGAATGCTTTTTATATGCTAGGACTGACAGTACCTATTCACTCAGCATTACTTCCTGTTTTCATTATGTTAAGAAGTATGAAGCTTGTTAATTCTTATGCAGCACTTATACTACCTTATGTTGCATTTGCTATTCCGATGGCAGTGATGATCTTTACTGGATTTATGTCGTCTATTCCTAAAGAACTTGAAGAATCTGCTTGTCTGGATGGGTGTAATGTATATGGTGTCTTTTTTAAGATTATCACACCCCTTATGAAACCAGCTGTTGCGACAGTAGCGATCTTTACGTTTTTACAAGCGTGGAATGAACTTATGTTTGCAGTAGTCTTTATTAGTGATACAAAATATAAAACACTGACAGTAGGGATACAATCTCTGGCAGGCCAATATACTATTGATTGGGGCGCAATAGGAGCAGGGCTTGTTGTTGCGACGATCCCAACACTTATAGTTTATATCTTTATGAGTAAGAAGGTGCAAGACAGTCTTATTGCAGGAGCTATTAAGGGTTAG
- a CDS encoding extracellular solute-binding protein encodes MKLKGVKFLSAILGLSMLAGTMGCASAPKQQEAGGQSTQSEKNNTNTAGDSKEPVTLNFWHIWGAETDASYAAVKKVIADFEAEYPQIKIKEDTTENEAYKTKIKASAAANELPDLFSTWGGGFSKPFIEANRVLAIDEYLNDGTKDRLVGGALANVTYNDKVYGMTFGLACGALFVNKELFEQNNIKIPETYTELIEAVKAFKALGITPMSVSGKDVWTIAMYFDAMALKAAGNDKVVSTLTKQGSFKDPEFLSAASKFAELVSLGAFPDGAAGLSKDESDLPFLEGKIPMLFNGSWTAGTVYREDSQIKDKVIPIGFPVFEDGKGNKNQFTGGAVDAIMVNANTKYKEEAVLFQKYFTENMAREGYLAGAYLPAWKVDVDETNINPVTVELAKLISDAEGFTLWWDTLLEGQDTQVYLNTLQELLLGAVTPEQFVDKLQTMYE; translated from the coding sequence ATGAAATTAAAAGGGGTTAAGTTTCTATCTGCAATACTTGGACTTAGTATGCTTGCAGGAACTATGGGATGTGCATCTGCACCTAAACAGCAAGAAGCAGGTGGACAAAGTACTCAAAGTGAAAAAAATAATACGAATACAGCAGGTGATTCGAAAGAACCAGTGACACTTAATTTTTGGCACATCTGGGGAGCAGAAACAGATGCTTCTTATGCAGCGGTTAAAAAAGTTATTGCTGATTTTGAAGCTGAGTATCCACAAATCAAAATAAAAGAAGATACAACAGAAAATGAAGCTTATAAAACAAAAATTAAAGCATCAGCAGCAGCAAATGAACTTCCAGATCTTTTCTCAACATGGGGAGGCGGATTTTCAAAACCATTTATTGAAGCCAACAGAGTGCTTGCTATTGATGAATATTTAAATGATGGTACAAAAGACAGACTAGTAGGCGGAGCACTTGCTAATGTTACATATAATGATAAGGTTTATGGCATGACATTTGGACTTGCATGCGGCGCATTATTTGTAAATAAAGAACTCTTTGAACAAAATAACATTAAAATTCCAGAGACTTATACAGAACTTATTGAAGCTGTAAAAGCTTTTAAAGCGTTAGGTATTACACCTATGAGTGTTTCTGGTAAAGATGTATGGACAATTGCAATGTATTTTGATGCAATGGCATTAAAAGCAGCAGGTAATGATAAAGTGGTAAGTACACTTACAAAACAAGGAAGCTTTAAAGATCCAGAATTTCTAAGTGCTGCTTCTAAATTTGCTGAACTTGTATCTCTAGGTGCATTTCCAGATGGTGCTGCAGGCCTTTCAAAGGATGAATCAGATCTTCCTTTCCTAGAAGGAAAAATTCCAATGCTCTTTAATGGAAGCTGGACTGCGGGAACTGTTTATAGAGAAGATTCTCAAATTAAAGATAAAGTTATTCCAATTGGATTCCCAGTATTTGAAGATGGTAAAGGTAATAAAAACCAGTTTACTGGCGGTGCTGTTGATGCAATCATGGTCAACGCCAATACAAAATACAAAGAAGAAGCAGTACTTTTCCAAAAATATTTCACAGAAAACATGGCACGTGAAGGCTATCTAGCAGGCGCTTATCTTCCAGCATGGAAAGTAGATGTAGATGAAACCAATATCAATCCAGTGACGGTTGAACTTGCAAAGCTTATAAGTGATGCAGAAGGCTTTACACTATGGTGGGATACACTTTTAGAAGGTCAAGATACACAAGTTTATCTTAACACACTTCAAGAATTATTATTAGGGGCTGTAACGCCAGAGCAATTTGTGGATAAGCTTCAAACGATGTATGAATAA